Proteins encoded within one genomic window of Pseudorasbora parva isolate DD20220531a chromosome 3, ASM2467924v1, whole genome shotgun sequence:
- the fcho2 gene encoding F-BAR domain only protein 2 isoform X2, producing the protein MITPYFLENFWGDKNNGFDVLYHNMKHGQISSKELSDFIRERATIEEVYSRSMTKLAKTASNCSQLGTFAPVWDVFKQSTEKLAACHMELVRKLQELIKEVQKYVEEQAKNHKKTKEEVASTLEAVQNIQSVSQALQKNKENYINKMLEHERMRKEGATQRDLDKAGLKVKKATESYKSYVEKYATAKTEFEQRMTETAQKFQGIEEEHVMRMQEIIHSYSQSVEETHTQIGEVQQEFVNNMENTSIESLIQKLAESKGTGKERPGPIEFEECNVSVATEGAKPRKRKTFAIPGRRRDKDTDSTESAEVEAVNASNGAPPGFYGAIDLHNANVPQLDEEGFCIRPEVNENDAKENSFYSSSDSEDEDEPRKFHVQIKPVQTNNGTHQHKATIDELKASIGNITLSPTPAVHTKKNQSNDELGRPKIPQPSFNDRLANNDLLSLDPFGPTSTGSSSSLPHSSDLASLFLTSFPTSPPLQLNDEVFEDPEVDLQSEPTSPSAISLEVTEPPDLLLPSKLPPPAGLAKSCGPSFPVLPFPPSTSLRNEAVAPFHPGPTRALSVPPALQAVPTDCTTHKPPLSAPATGPDTLSSWAQSQWIAFNDAFVPCRGPSHQPARPRSVPVSQQPKLFFRESGDPFGSIGKEESTPSLKEAPARFIQDVPPPNRPTTPLGTAAIVPPPRPLSRPKLPAGKLTGINEAGRPFSPPKLTNSSPPPAAPLARAESSSSLSSNTSNTPTVEDDLFVGKLPTFEKRCETPAGTSRGPSPVTLASQDALPIAVAFTESVNAYFKGADPSKCIVKITGDMTLSFPSGIIKIFTSSPSPAVLSFKLSNTSRLEQIMPNQQLLHSDSSQSDTNTKDFWLNMSALTAYLRKSSEQNPSASYYNVDVLKYQVCSNGIQSTPLNLVVYWKCASTTTDLRVDYRYNPEAMQPPSALTNVQVLVPVSGGVTNMQSLPNAIWNAEQSKSLWKLSDISVKSENEGSGSLRAKFELSDGPSIPATLAVQFFSEGSTLSGVDMELVGSGYRLSLNKKRFATGRYMADC; encoded by the exons GGCGATAAAAACAATGGATTTGATGTACTGTACCACAACATGAAACATGGCCAGATATCCAGCAAGGAGCTATCAGACTTCATCAGAGAAAG AGCCACCATAGAGGAGGTGTATTCAAGATCAATGACCAAACTGGCCAAGACTGCCAGCAACTGCTCTCAGCTagg GACGTTTGCGCCGGTGTGGGATGTGTTTAAACAGTCCACGGAGAAACTGGCTGCGTGTCACATGGAGCTGGTCCGCAAACTGCAAGAGCTCATCAAGGAAGTCCAGAAATATGTGGAAGAACAAGCCAAAAATCATAAGAAG ACAAAGGAGGAGGTGGCGTCAACTCTAGAAGCTGTTCAGAACATTCAGAGTGTGTCACAGGCCCTACAGAAGAACAAAGAGAACTACATCAACAAGATGCTAGAGCATGAACGTATGCGCAAAGAGGGTGCCACACAAAGAGACCTGGACAAG GCTGGATTGAAAGTCAAGAAAGCCACTGAGTCCTACAAGTCATATGTGGAGAAGTACGCCACTGCGAAAACAGAGTTTGAGCAAAGAATGACAGAAACCGCACAA AAATTCCAGGGCATTGAAGAGGAACATGTCATGCGTATGCAGGAGATTATCCATTCATACTCTCAGTCTGTTGAAGAGACGCACACACAGATCGGAGAG gtgcAACAAGAGTTTGTGAACAACATGGAGAACACTTCCATCGAGAGCCTCATCCAGAAACTGGCAGAAAGCAAAGGAACAGGCAAAGAGAGACCAG GACCTATCGAATTTGAGGAATGTAATGTCTCTGTCGCCACAGAAG GTGCCAAacccagaaaaagaaaaaccttTGCCATACCAGGCCGACGGAGAGATAAAGACACAGATTCCAC tgaatcagcTGAAGTAGAAGCGGTT AACGCTTCCAACGGAGCTCCCCCGGGTTTCTACGGCGCTATAGATCTTCATAACGCT AATGTGCCTCAGCTGGACGAGGAGGGCTTCTGTATCCGACCAGAAGTCAACGAGAATG ATGCCAAAGAGAACTCCTTTTATTCATCCAGTGACTCAGAAGATGAGGATGAGCCAAGAAAATTCCACGTCCAGATCAAACCTGTGCAGACCAACAATGGCACACACCAACACAAAGCCACCATCGATGAGCTGAAGGCCTCTATTGGAAACATAACCCTCTCACCCACCCCTGCC GTTCATACGAAGAAGAACCAATCCA ATGATGAATTGGGACGACCCAAGATACCGCAGCCATCCTTTAATGA TAGATTAGCCAATAATGACCTGCTGTCTTTGGATCCTTTTGGCCCGACCAGCACCGGCTCCAGCTCGTCTCTACCCCACTCGTCAG ACCTGGCTTCTCTCTTCTTAACATCTTTCCCTACATCTCCCCCACTCCAGTTAAATGATGAGGTTTTTGAAGACCCAG AAGTGGATTTACAGTCGGAGCCCACCTCTCCTTCAGCAATAAGTCTTGAGGTTACCGAGCCTCCTGATTTGCTCCTTCCCTCCAAACTCCCTCCTCCTGCCGGTCTCGCTAAGTCGTGCGGCCCGTCATTCCCTGTTCTCCCCTTTCCTCCCTCCACCTCTCTCCGCAATGAGGCTGTTGCCCCCTTCCACCCTGGCCCAACTCGAGCTCTGAGCGTGCCTCCAGCCCTACAGGCTGTTCCTACGGACTGCACTACCCACAAGCCCCCTCTCAGTGCTCCCGCCACTGGTCCAGACACGCTTTCGTCCTGGGCCCAAAGCCAGTGGATTGCCTTCAATGATGCCTTTGTGCCATGTCGTGGGCCATCCCATCAACCAGCAAGACCTCGGTCAGTGCCTGTCTCTCAACAGCCCAAGCTTTTCTTCAGAGAGTCTGGTGACCCATTTGGCAGCATTGGGAAAGAGGAGAGCACCCCCTCTCTGAAGGAAGCACCAGCACGATTCATACAGGATG TACCACCTCCAAACAGGCCGACCACTCCCCTGGGCACAGCAGCCATAGTCCCGCCTCCAAGACCATTATCACGGCCCAAACTACCTGCAGGCAAGCTGACAGGCATCAATGAGGCT GGCCGGCCGTTCAGCCCTCCTAAGCTGACCAACTCTAGCCCTCCTCCTGCTGCTCCTCTGGCTCGTGCCGAGAGCTCCTCCTCTCTCAGCTCCAACACCAGCAACACACCTACTGTCG AGGACGATCTTTTTGTGGGGAAACTGCCCACATTTGAGAAGAGATGTGAGACTCCAGCAG GGACATCTCGTGGGCCCAGTCCAGTAACACTGGCTTCCCAGGATGCATTGCCCATTGCTGTAGCATTCACAGAGTCGGTTAATGCCTATTTCAAAGGAGCAGATCCCAGCaa GTGCATTGTGAAGATCACAGGAGATATGACCCTGTCCTTCCCCAGTGGCATCATCAAGATTTTCACCTCTAGTCCGTCTCCTGCTGTACTCAGCTTCAAACTCTCAAACACTAGCAGATTAGAGCAAATTATGCCCAACCAGCAACTACTGCACAG TGACTCCTCCCAGAGTGACACAAACACTAAGGACTTTTGGCTGAACATGTCTGCATTGACGGCGTACCTCAGGAAAAGCTCTGAGCAGAATCCTTCTGCATCCTATTACAATGTGGACGTCCTAAAATACCAG GTATGTTCAAATGGGATTCAGTCGACACCTCTGAACCTTGTGGTGTACTGGAAATGTGCCTCTACTACTACAGACCTGCGAGTGGACTACCGATACAACCCAGAGGCCATGCAGCCCCCATCTGCGCTCACCAATGTGCAGGTGTTAGTGCCTGTCAGTGGCGGGGTCACCAACATGCAGTCGCTCCCCAACGCCATCTG GAATGCGGAACAGAGTAAGTCATTATGGAAACTGAGTGACATTTCTGTCAAGTCTGAAAATGAAG GCTCTGGTTCTTTGAGGGCAAAGTTTGAGCTGTCTGACGGTCCATCCATCCCTGCCACTCTGGCTGTTCAGTTCTTCAGCGAGGGCAGCACTCTGTCTGGTGTAGATATGGAACTAGTTGGCTCCGGTTACCGACTCTCCCTCAACAAGAAGAGATTCGCCACTG GCCGATATATGGCTGACTGCTGA
- the fcho2 gene encoding F-BAR domain only protein 2 isoform X1 — MITPYFLENFWGDKNNGFDVLYHNMKHGQISSKELSDFIRERATIEEVYSRSMTKLAKTASNCSQLGTFAPVWDVFKQSTEKLAACHMELVRKLQELIKEVQKYVEEQAKNHKKTKEEVASTLEAVQNIQSVSQALQKNKENYINKMLEHERMRKEGATQRDLDKAGLKVKKATESYKSYVEKYATAKTEFEQRMTETAQKFQGIEEEHVMRMQEIIHSYSQSVEETHTQIGEVQQEFVNNMENTSIESLIQKLAESKGTGKERPGPIEFEECNVSVATEGAKPRKRKTFAIPGRRRDKDTDSTESAEVEAVNASNGAPPGFYGAIDLHNANVPQLDEEGFCIRPEVNENDAKENSFYSSSDSEDEDEPRKFHVQIKPVQTNNGTHQHKATIDELKASIGNITLSPTPAVHTKKNQSRMIRQHTFPSVNPKTDDELGRPKIPQPSFNDRLANNDLLSLDPFGPTSTGSSSSLPHSSDLASLFLTSFPTSPPLQLNDEVFEDPEVDLQSEPTSPSAISLEVTEPPDLLLPSKLPPPAGLAKSCGPSFPVLPFPPSTSLRNEAVAPFHPGPTRALSVPPALQAVPTDCTTHKPPLSAPATGPDTLSSWAQSQWIAFNDAFVPCRGPSHQPARPRSVPVSQQPKLFFRESGDPFGSIGKEESTPSLKEAPARFIQDVPPPNRPTTPLGTAAIVPPPRPLSRPKLPAGKLTGINEAGRPFSPPKLTNSSPPPAAPLARAESSSSLSSNTSNTPTVEDDLFVGKLPTFEKRCETPAGTSRGPSPVTLASQDALPIAVAFTESVNAYFKGADPSKCIVKITGDMTLSFPSGIIKIFTSSPSPAVLSFKLSNTSRLEQIMPNQQLLHSDSSQSDTNTKDFWLNMSALTAYLRKSSEQNPSASYYNVDVLKYQVCSNGIQSTPLNLVVYWKCASTTTDLRVDYRYNPEAMQPPSALTNVQVLVPVSGGVTNMQSLPNAIWNAEQSKSLWKLSDISVKSENEGSGSLRAKFELSDGPSIPATLAVQFFSEGSTLSGVDMELVGSGYRLSLNKKRFATGRYMADC, encoded by the exons GGCGATAAAAACAATGGATTTGATGTACTGTACCACAACATGAAACATGGCCAGATATCCAGCAAGGAGCTATCAGACTTCATCAGAGAAAG AGCCACCATAGAGGAGGTGTATTCAAGATCAATGACCAAACTGGCCAAGACTGCCAGCAACTGCTCTCAGCTagg GACGTTTGCGCCGGTGTGGGATGTGTTTAAACAGTCCACGGAGAAACTGGCTGCGTGTCACATGGAGCTGGTCCGCAAACTGCAAGAGCTCATCAAGGAAGTCCAGAAATATGTGGAAGAACAAGCCAAAAATCATAAGAAG ACAAAGGAGGAGGTGGCGTCAACTCTAGAAGCTGTTCAGAACATTCAGAGTGTGTCACAGGCCCTACAGAAGAACAAAGAGAACTACATCAACAAGATGCTAGAGCATGAACGTATGCGCAAAGAGGGTGCCACACAAAGAGACCTGGACAAG GCTGGATTGAAAGTCAAGAAAGCCACTGAGTCCTACAAGTCATATGTGGAGAAGTACGCCACTGCGAAAACAGAGTTTGAGCAAAGAATGACAGAAACCGCACAA AAATTCCAGGGCATTGAAGAGGAACATGTCATGCGTATGCAGGAGATTATCCATTCATACTCTCAGTCTGTTGAAGAGACGCACACACAGATCGGAGAG gtgcAACAAGAGTTTGTGAACAACATGGAGAACACTTCCATCGAGAGCCTCATCCAGAAACTGGCAGAAAGCAAAGGAACAGGCAAAGAGAGACCAG GACCTATCGAATTTGAGGAATGTAATGTCTCTGTCGCCACAGAAG GTGCCAAacccagaaaaagaaaaaccttTGCCATACCAGGCCGACGGAGAGATAAAGACACAGATTCCAC tgaatcagcTGAAGTAGAAGCGGTT AACGCTTCCAACGGAGCTCCCCCGGGTTTCTACGGCGCTATAGATCTTCATAACGCT AATGTGCCTCAGCTGGACGAGGAGGGCTTCTGTATCCGACCAGAAGTCAACGAGAATG ATGCCAAAGAGAACTCCTTTTATTCATCCAGTGACTCAGAAGATGAGGATGAGCCAAGAAAATTCCACGTCCAGATCAAACCTGTGCAGACCAACAATGGCACACACCAACACAAAGCCACCATCGATGAGCTGAAGGCCTCTATTGGAAACATAACCCTCTCACCCACCCCTGCC GTTCATACGAAGAAGAACCAATCCA GAATGATACGACAACACACATTCCCTTCCGTAAATCCAAAGACAG ATGATGAATTGGGACGACCCAAGATACCGCAGCCATCCTTTAATGA TAGATTAGCCAATAATGACCTGCTGTCTTTGGATCCTTTTGGCCCGACCAGCACCGGCTCCAGCTCGTCTCTACCCCACTCGTCAG ACCTGGCTTCTCTCTTCTTAACATCTTTCCCTACATCTCCCCCACTCCAGTTAAATGATGAGGTTTTTGAAGACCCAG AAGTGGATTTACAGTCGGAGCCCACCTCTCCTTCAGCAATAAGTCTTGAGGTTACCGAGCCTCCTGATTTGCTCCTTCCCTCCAAACTCCCTCCTCCTGCCGGTCTCGCTAAGTCGTGCGGCCCGTCATTCCCTGTTCTCCCCTTTCCTCCCTCCACCTCTCTCCGCAATGAGGCTGTTGCCCCCTTCCACCCTGGCCCAACTCGAGCTCTGAGCGTGCCTCCAGCCCTACAGGCTGTTCCTACGGACTGCACTACCCACAAGCCCCCTCTCAGTGCTCCCGCCACTGGTCCAGACACGCTTTCGTCCTGGGCCCAAAGCCAGTGGATTGCCTTCAATGATGCCTTTGTGCCATGTCGTGGGCCATCCCATCAACCAGCAAGACCTCGGTCAGTGCCTGTCTCTCAACAGCCCAAGCTTTTCTTCAGAGAGTCTGGTGACCCATTTGGCAGCATTGGGAAAGAGGAGAGCACCCCCTCTCTGAAGGAAGCACCAGCACGATTCATACAGGATG TACCACCTCCAAACAGGCCGACCACTCCCCTGGGCACAGCAGCCATAGTCCCGCCTCCAAGACCATTATCACGGCCCAAACTACCTGCAGGCAAGCTGACAGGCATCAATGAGGCT GGCCGGCCGTTCAGCCCTCCTAAGCTGACCAACTCTAGCCCTCCTCCTGCTGCTCCTCTGGCTCGTGCCGAGAGCTCCTCCTCTCTCAGCTCCAACACCAGCAACACACCTACTGTCG AGGACGATCTTTTTGTGGGGAAACTGCCCACATTTGAGAAGAGATGTGAGACTCCAGCAG GGACATCTCGTGGGCCCAGTCCAGTAACACTGGCTTCCCAGGATGCATTGCCCATTGCTGTAGCATTCACAGAGTCGGTTAATGCCTATTTCAAAGGAGCAGATCCCAGCaa GTGCATTGTGAAGATCACAGGAGATATGACCCTGTCCTTCCCCAGTGGCATCATCAAGATTTTCACCTCTAGTCCGTCTCCTGCTGTACTCAGCTTCAAACTCTCAAACACTAGCAGATTAGAGCAAATTATGCCCAACCAGCAACTACTGCACAG TGACTCCTCCCAGAGTGACACAAACACTAAGGACTTTTGGCTGAACATGTCTGCATTGACGGCGTACCTCAGGAAAAGCTCTGAGCAGAATCCTTCTGCATCCTATTACAATGTGGACGTCCTAAAATACCAG GTATGTTCAAATGGGATTCAGTCGACACCTCTGAACCTTGTGGTGTACTGGAAATGTGCCTCTACTACTACAGACCTGCGAGTGGACTACCGATACAACCCAGAGGCCATGCAGCCCCCATCTGCGCTCACCAATGTGCAGGTGTTAGTGCCTGTCAGTGGCGGGGTCACCAACATGCAGTCGCTCCCCAACGCCATCTG GAATGCGGAACAGAGTAAGTCATTATGGAAACTGAGTGACATTTCTGTCAAGTCTGAAAATGAAG GCTCTGGTTCTTTGAGGGCAAAGTTTGAGCTGTCTGACGGTCCATCCATCCCTGCCACTCTGGCTGTTCAGTTCTTCAGCGAGGGCAGCACTCTGTCTGGTGTAGATATGGAACTAGTTGGCTCCGGTTACCGACTCTCCCTCAACAAGAAGAGATTCGCCACTG GCCGATATATGGCTGACTGCTGA
- the fcho2 gene encoding F-BAR domain only protein 2 isoform X3 — protein sequence MITPYFLENFWGDKNNGFDVLYHNMKHGQISSKELSDFIRERATIEEVYSRSMTKLAKTASNCSQLGTFAPVWDVFKQSTEKLAACHMELVRKLQELIKEVQKYVEEQAKNHKKTKEEVASTLEAVQNIQSVSQALQKNKENYINKMLEHERMRKEGATQRDLDKAGLKVKKATESYKSYVEKYATAKTEFEQRMTETAQKFQGIEEEHVMRMQEIIHSYSQSVEETHTQIGEVQQEFVNNMENTSIESLIQKLAESKGTGKERPGPIEFEECNVSVATEGAKPRKRKTFAIPGRRRDKDTDSTESAEVEAVNASNGAPPGFYGAIDLHNANVPQLDEEGFCIRPEVNENDAKENSFYSSSDSEDEDEPRKFHVQIKPVQTNNGTHQHKATIDELKASIGNITLSPTPAVHTKKNQSRMIRQHTFPSVNPKTDDELGRPKIPQPSFNDRLANNDLLSLDPFGPTSTGSSSSLPHSSVPPPNRPTTPLGTAAIVPPPRPLSRPKLPAGKLTGINEAGRPFSPPKLTNSSPPPAAPLARAESSSSLSSNTSNTPTVEDDLFVGKLPTFEKRCETPAGTSRGPSPVTLASQDALPIAVAFTESVNAYFKGADPSKCIVKITGDMTLSFPSGIIKIFTSSPSPAVLSFKLSNTSRLEQIMPNQQLLHSDSSQSDTNTKDFWLNMSALTAYLRKSSEQNPSASYYNVDVLKYQVCSNGIQSTPLNLVVYWKCASTTTDLRVDYRYNPEAMQPPSALTNVQVLVPVSGGVTNMQSLPNAIWNAEQSKSLWKLSDISVKSENEGSGSLRAKFELSDGPSIPATLAVQFFSEGSTLSGVDMELVGSGYRLSLNKKRFATGRYMADC from the exons GGCGATAAAAACAATGGATTTGATGTACTGTACCACAACATGAAACATGGCCAGATATCCAGCAAGGAGCTATCAGACTTCATCAGAGAAAG AGCCACCATAGAGGAGGTGTATTCAAGATCAATGACCAAACTGGCCAAGACTGCCAGCAACTGCTCTCAGCTagg GACGTTTGCGCCGGTGTGGGATGTGTTTAAACAGTCCACGGAGAAACTGGCTGCGTGTCACATGGAGCTGGTCCGCAAACTGCAAGAGCTCATCAAGGAAGTCCAGAAATATGTGGAAGAACAAGCCAAAAATCATAAGAAG ACAAAGGAGGAGGTGGCGTCAACTCTAGAAGCTGTTCAGAACATTCAGAGTGTGTCACAGGCCCTACAGAAGAACAAAGAGAACTACATCAACAAGATGCTAGAGCATGAACGTATGCGCAAAGAGGGTGCCACACAAAGAGACCTGGACAAG GCTGGATTGAAAGTCAAGAAAGCCACTGAGTCCTACAAGTCATATGTGGAGAAGTACGCCACTGCGAAAACAGAGTTTGAGCAAAGAATGACAGAAACCGCACAA AAATTCCAGGGCATTGAAGAGGAACATGTCATGCGTATGCAGGAGATTATCCATTCATACTCTCAGTCTGTTGAAGAGACGCACACACAGATCGGAGAG gtgcAACAAGAGTTTGTGAACAACATGGAGAACACTTCCATCGAGAGCCTCATCCAGAAACTGGCAGAAAGCAAAGGAACAGGCAAAGAGAGACCAG GACCTATCGAATTTGAGGAATGTAATGTCTCTGTCGCCACAGAAG GTGCCAAacccagaaaaagaaaaaccttTGCCATACCAGGCCGACGGAGAGATAAAGACACAGATTCCAC tgaatcagcTGAAGTAGAAGCGGTT AACGCTTCCAACGGAGCTCCCCCGGGTTTCTACGGCGCTATAGATCTTCATAACGCT AATGTGCCTCAGCTGGACGAGGAGGGCTTCTGTATCCGACCAGAAGTCAACGAGAATG ATGCCAAAGAGAACTCCTTTTATTCATCCAGTGACTCAGAAGATGAGGATGAGCCAAGAAAATTCCACGTCCAGATCAAACCTGTGCAGACCAACAATGGCACACACCAACACAAAGCCACCATCGATGAGCTGAAGGCCTCTATTGGAAACATAACCCTCTCACCCACCCCTGCC GTTCATACGAAGAAGAACCAATCCA GAATGATACGACAACACACATTCCCTTCCGTAAATCCAAAGACAG ATGATGAATTGGGACGACCCAAGATACCGCAGCCATCCTTTAATGA TAGATTAGCCAATAATGACCTGCTGTCTTTGGATCCTTTTGGCCCGACCAGCACCGGCTCCAGCTCGTCTCTACCCCACTCGTCAG TACCACCTCCAAACAGGCCGACCACTCCCCTGGGCACAGCAGCCATAGTCCCGCCTCCAAGACCATTATCACGGCCCAAACTACCTGCAGGCAAGCTGACAGGCATCAATGAGGCT GGCCGGCCGTTCAGCCCTCCTAAGCTGACCAACTCTAGCCCTCCTCCTGCTGCTCCTCTGGCTCGTGCCGAGAGCTCCTCCTCTCTCAGCTCCAACACCAGCAACACACCTACTGTCG AGGACGATCTTTTTGTGGGGAAACTGCCCACATTTGAGAAGAGATGTGAGACTCCAGCAG GGACATCTCGTGGGCCCAGTCCAGTAACACTGGCTTCCCAGGATGCATTGCCCATTGCTGTAGCATTCACAGAGTCGGTTAATGCCTATTTCAAAGGAGCAGATCCCAGCaa GTGCATTGTGAAGATCACAGGAGATATGACCCTGTCCTTCCCCAGTGGCATCATCAAGATTTTCACCTCTAGTCCGTCTCCTGCTGTACTCAGCTTCAAACTCTCAAACACTAGCAGATTAGAGCAAATTATGCCCAACCAGCAACTACTGCACAG TGACTCCTCCCAGAGTGACACAAACACTAAGGACTTTTGGCTGAACATGTCTGCATTGACGGCGTACCTCAGGAAAAGCTCTGAGCAGAATCCTTCTGCATCCTATTACAATGTGGACGTCCTAAAATACCAG GTATGTTCAAATGGGATTCAGTCGACACCTCTGAACCTTGTGGTGTACTGGAAATGTGCCTCTACTACTACAGACCTGCGAGTGGACTACCGATACAACCCAGAGGCCATGCAGCCCCCATCTGCGCTCACCAATGTGCAGGTGTTAGTGCCTGTCAGTGGCGGGGTCACCAACATGCAGTCGCTCCCCAACGCCATCTG GAATGCGGAACAGAGTAAGTCATTATGGAAACTGAGTGACATTTCTGTCAAGTCTGAAAATGAAG GCTCTGGTTCTTTGAGGGCAAAGTTTGAGCTGTCTGACGGTCCATCCATCCCTGCCACTCTGGCTGTTCAGTTCTTCAGCGAGGGCAGCACTCTGTCTGGTGTAGATATGGAACTAGTTGGCTCCGGTTACCGACTCTCCCTCAACAAGAAGAGATTCGCCACTG GCCGATATATGGCTGACTGCTGA